A genomic segment from Nicotiana sylvestris chromosome 1, ASM39365v2, whole genome shotgun sequence encodes:
- the LOC138875096 gene encoding uncharacterized protein, with amino-acid sequence MCIDYRQLNKATIKNKYPLMCIDDLFDQFHGARVFSKIDLRSGYHQLKIRDSDVLKISFLGEHEQHLRVVLQTLREQKLYVLRETVLQGSDKEVSIGEDGVLWLQGHLCVPNVDVLRERIQEEIHSLWYFILLNATKMYHDLRQHYWWWRMKKDIVEYVAR; translated from the exons atgtgtattgattaccgccagttgaacaaggctaccatcaagaacaagtacccgttgatgtgtattgatgatttgttcgaccaattTCATGGTGCTAGGGtattctctaagatcgacttgagatcagggtatcatcagttgaagattcgagactcaGATGTTTTGAAGATTTCTTT cctgggggagcacgagcagcatttgagagtagtgcttcagaccttgcgagaacAAAAACTATATG TTCTTAGAGAGACGGTGCTACAAGGTAGCgacaaggaggtttctattggtgaggatggtgttctgtGGCTCCAGGGccacctatgtgttcctaatgtcgatgtCTTAAGGGAGAGGATTCAGGAGGAGATACACAGTTTATGGTATTTTATTCTTCTAAAtgctacaaagatgtatcatgacctaaggcagcattattggtggtggcgaatgaagaaagacatagttgagtacgTGGCTAGATGA